The Cannabis sativa cultivar Pink pepper isolate KNU-18-1 chromosome 8, ASM2916894v1, whole genome shotgun sequence genomic interval GCGAACTACAAAGGTACGTATTTTAACTCCTCTAGGATTTTGCTTGAGCAAGCACTCATTATCTGAGAAGTAACATTCAAACAGAGGATGTTCGATTTTCCTTCATCTGGAAAGGATCTAATTGTGAATTCCTCTTGTTCTTGCAATATTATTCATGTTGCAACTGTTTCTCCACATACTTAACTACTTGTTGTGGTGATTTCAGCTGCCATAGAAATTTTGGTTCTGATTGGCTTCTACGAAGATCTCGTGTCAGACGAAGTGGGAAAGACGGAAACTTATCTAGTGTTGAAGCGAAATGATCCTGGGTTATTATGGCTTGCCAAGTCCTGCCTTGAGCCGAATCTTACAAGCTAGTGGCCCCCAATATTGAGAGGTtcaaaattagattaaagaagattTCGGAAGTAGATGATGAATTGTTCACCATAGCAAGTTATGCAGTGTGTACTTTGCTTTAAAATTGGCTGTACATTTATATATCGATACCATTTGTGAATATAAACCATAAAAAGGGGTCTTCTCAGTGCCTTAAATGCTGCTGATAACTACCCATTGATTTATATTGTTACAAGGGTCTTTTGTAGTGTGGATGAATGTTAGTGTTTTCCTTTGATAATTCCTTACAATCTCacctttaatatttttaaggTTATAAAGTGATTACACTATGACTATTTTAGTATCCTCCTGTTTCTTATTTTGCAACCAAAGAAACATTAGAAAGGGAAAGGTAAGTCTGCTATAACAGCAGCACGCACTAGCAACAAACTATTACATTTCCATCTGGCACAaactttattaatttcttaGGGCCCGTTTGGCATGCAGGATTAGACTCGATTGGACTGAACAAGATTAGATTTTGCTGAAAGTAATCatgtgtttggtttaagaataaattggactattttatttatttttagaaaaagaaaaactacaattaaaataaaaatatataataataaattacaattaaaatatataattaggggtgtgcagaaagtcatccaatccaattctaaccgaccgatccaatagaatcggatatccaatcataattggatcggattggatgcaaattttaaaaatccaatcggatcggattggatattggatgagacatccgatccaatggataaccgatccaatccaatccaatatcatccaatgtccatccaatcatatttaatatttataattttatatatttaattattttatttaatattttatatattattttattatttattaggttttaaattatgttttttcatatatatttttttttttaatgaaattagcctaaatagtggttaaaatggattggattcatccatgggattcattggatggatccaatccaatctaataaaaaatcagttaaagcatccaatgtaggggtgtacatcaaaccgctcaaaccgctcaaaccgcccgcaccgcaccacaccgcaaaataaatgcggtttgaaattcttcgcggtgcggttgcggtttgaatttttcccaaaccgcgcggtgcggtgcggtttgcggttttgaattattaaaccgcgattcaaaccgcaccgcaccgcatcttttaaaatttcaatttttatatttattttattaagcccatacatatgagcccaacccaagcctataaatcttagggcaaaatccataactcttcacaaaccctctcttcttagcaacaaacccaagtccatacatgtgtattaaaatttggagttggaagtttgtgtttgttttatttttaatctattgatgtaagtatgttagttgtacatttatattgttgttagaacttaattagtttcaagtttgttattttgatttaagtgtgttgttgaaactttaaaaagattattgatttattgttgttgttataacttttattagtctcaagtttgttgtattttcttaagtgttttggaataattatattaatgatagtttaattattttatgattatttcaaaaaaaaaaattgtgatagttcaaaccgcataaaccgcaaaaaccgcaccgcaccgcatcattttttgcggtgcggtttttgcggttttttaatatcgcggtgcgggtgcggtttggaaaattagaaaaaccgcatgtgcgggttggtttgaaaaaatggttaaaaaccgcacaacccgcaccgcgaacacccctaatccaatggatggaaccgatctaatccaatacatccattggatcggatcggatcggatgactcaattcaattggattggatcggatggaaaaattcaatatccaataaataattggattggatcggatgggtccaaatccattggatgtgatccaatgaacacccctatatataataataaacaaataaaaataaataattcacaacaaaaattaaaaataaaaaataaaataattaaattataaaataaaataaaataaaatattctatataATTAGTAtacatcataaatatataataaaatattttatcatattttttatttaaaaaataattaaaatagtaaaataaaaatacttgaataatataaaattatttattttaaacactaattcaatataaatattaattttttaaaatatttatataaattttttagtaatttaaaaataacatataattttattgtcatattatttttcttagaatcaatttaaataactattatttaattaataatatttgaaattttaaaaacttatgtataataattcaaaattatatatttttcactaattttaatgaataaatttttgataaaaaaaaatgtataaataaatgtgtgatacttatttcatttaaattcttattaaatttaaaatatattaataaaattaaaataaaaaaacgataaaaataaTCTCACAtgcatgggattatttatcccactctactggatgggataaataatcccagacagatgaggttagctggattagttatccagacttctaacatgcccaaacactggattggacaaattaTCCTGTCCAATCCAATCCAGCATCTCTAATAGTATTGTTGTTTAAATATCTccacattatttaaaaatataatattttattttatttttattttttttcacattatttttagtaatcttacttttaaaaacgtataatactttttaaaaataatacaattgtgATCTCATccattattatatatgtaaataatttttttttgttaaagtattatatatatatatattgcaaaagaaaaaatatcattaataaTGTCATTGTGTGGTATCactgcaaattttaaaaatagtattttttttttatctctaaTAGTATAGCATCTTTATATATTGTCACCTAAATTTTTCGCCTCATAAAACATTCTCCAAAATATTACCATTAAAGATGCCCATAATTGATTCTATTATTACCATTGGGCCATTGTGAATTATGTTGCAGATTGTAAGAGTTTAGCTTCCCAATTGTTGGGTGTTAAGACCTCTACAGACTATCATCAAGTTGCTGATTGTGTTGCTAAATGGGCTCTGGATTCTAATGTGACTTGGTTCTGTAGAGATAGACTACAACATACCAGCGCACTGCTTTTGTGTAATTTaggcttttttttatttttatttttttaaacaaaagtCATATCTGAACAGTACATGCTATAATCGATTCTCGTAGTCGTTAattcattattaatttatacaaGAATGCCAATAACTCATCGTATCAAcccaaaaacaaaaatcaaataaaGGTACAATGAACAGAAAAGAGGTAACTTTCTAAAGTAGGAAATTACATTTTGTATAAGCACAAGAgtcgaaaaaaaaattcttgCCCTTGTAAGACGAGACGACAGTGAGAATGAGAGATGATCAAGGTACCCATGGATTTTTACCACATCAAACCTTACAAACCAAAACAGTCACATCCCACTTTACATTCAAATCCATAGAACTCAGGACTTAACTTCTGACCATGCTTTATCTTCAATAAGTATTAAAATACCAGCAactaaaagttacaaaaaaaaataaataaataaatcaagaaCTATCCATTTGAATATCATTTGCAGTTGAACTTGGCGGATTAGCATTGGCAGGGCCTCCTGCAATATCATTTTGAGCCGGGATTGCTCCAAATGTGAACTCATTAGGAGGAATACTTGTAGGCTGACGCTCAAAAATGGAGGGAGCACTGACAGTATTGAAAGTGGGAACCGGGGGTGGATCATTGATTTTTGGAAAGCCTATGTTGAACAGAGGTGCAGCAACAGACTGGAAAATGGGTTGTGCTGGAGTGTTATTATCGATTGATCCGAAAATCTTCTGCTCATACTCCTGCAACTGCTGGGAGACAGCTACAACCATAAAAGGAGAAATGAGATCAGGGGAGAGCTAAGCTATTAAACAGTTGGTACCAATAAATATACAGCCCTCAGTAAGCTAGCAAATAAATCAAGATAATTACTTAAACCAGTTACGAAAACGAAGCAATGATATTACAAACAAATGAAAACAATCAATAGCAGAAAAAAATACTCATGTTCACTGCAAGTGCCTGCCTCCTTATACATTGACTTGATTATCAGTCATGTGCACAAATCTTTGGTAAGTTATGAGCAATCTTAAATGTCTTTTTAAGGAAAAATCTTTGCGAAATGTTTCCATCTCTcactaccaaaaaaaaaatacaaaaagaagAAACGAGAGAAATTACTATATGAAAAGTTCTTGCCAGCCTATTTCAAGACCTAAACAATATCAGTAATGGTatacatacacacatacataAGAATAATCAATTTTCATGTTGATTCATCCCCTTCACAGTATACAGAATTTATTGAAGCAAACAAAGCAAATTTTTATAAGAATTTTGTAGTTTTCTACCCATCCGCCATAGCCAAATGATAGTACTTAATTCCACTTTTTGTTGTTAACAATTAGGATATTCATTATTCATTCCGAATGGTTAACAAAAATTTTCAGAAATACCTGAATCCCATTCATCAAGTTTTAAGTTTCAGTACAATAATAAGATACAAAGTTGAATTAGGTTTTGTGATGAGCATTTTGTTAGACCCCGTGATGAAATGGGTGAGGTATGGTATCGTATAGCAAATAAAGGGTGTATAACTCATTGTATAAGGGTAGTCTTGAGTGGGGAAAAGGATAGTAGAAGAGAGTTTCGAAGGGAGAGGGGGTATGCATGAATTGAGTAGTAAAACTCAGCAAGAATCATGGAGAGCCTAGGCCTTTCGAATGCCTAGGGTGCTTAGCTTTGTAATTCTCTGTTCCAGTCTCATTTCAAACACAAGTTCTCTCTATATTTGTACCAGGAGGATCAGAGCTTATCAAATGGCATTAGAGCATCAATCTTCAATGGAACCAAATAGATTCTGATGTTGCCAAGGGATTTCTTTTCAGGCCGAATATAAACCAAGGCTGCTAACAGAATTGAAGGGGGCTACGAGCAATGTTTTTGAAATGAGGTTGCCACTAACGAGATGGACATTATTAGAGCTAGAGAAGTCGTCGCAAGTCATTTCAATGGAAAAGACCTTCGTTCATCTGATCTTCTTCAAGAGTTCAATAAAACCCTATCATTTGATGCCCAAGTCCAACCCACTGGCCGTTGTTTCAAACATTACCCATTCATCCTTTGGTATGTCTTACTCCAGTTTGGCCCCAAAGCATCAGGCTTTATTCATGTGACATGAATATTGGCCCATTTATCTTCCACGATCATGGGCCCACCAAATGGGATTCAGACTCGCCCCATTTGCGTGTTTCACCCTAGTACTCTACTTGTTTATCTCAACATGTCGCACTCAGCCTTCTCGAGTTTCCCATGTGGACTAAGGGAAAATAGGAGATGAACAATTACATGGTGCTTATCACTATGCACCATCAACAAGTTTTACAGCCTTCTCCCTTCTCCTTAAGGCGATTTTTTAACTGAGTTAAGTTTAAGTTTTCCTCCATTGATTGTGTTCATTGGAATTAATTTATGCAATTCAAAGAGATTGTTGGTGGCTATTTGGCTAGGGTTAGCTTCCGTTTCGAGTTGGACTTGGTGTTGTAGGCTAAAGGCAGCTTTGACAAAGGACACAGTGACACCCAGGTGACAAATTTGCTCTTGCTGGTCTTGCTTTAGAGAGGTACTCAAGTTCTCTctactctaatttttttatcacaGATATCGTTCATTGTTGCAGACTGGCACTTTGGAGCTATACTAGTACGATTCCAGCTTTGGATTTTTTATAAAGGGCACCAGACGCAACTCCTACAATCCAATTGTGCATCCAAGACCTCTCGAAATACACCGTTCTTTGACAAAGATCGGGCACAAAATGTGGCTATAACTTGGGAGCTATTATCTTTCACCTTGAGGAGAAGGTGAAATTTGGATGAGCAATAATGTTAGATCCCATGATTAGGATGAGGTAGACTATAGCTTATAAAAGGGTGTATAACTCATTGTGTGAGGGTAGTCTTTAGTGGGGAACAGGATGGAATATATAGGAGAGTTAAAGAGAGAAAAGGGGTATGCATGAATTGAGTAGTAAAACTTAGTAAGCATCATTGAGAGCCTATGCCTCTGAAGTGCCTTGGGTCCTTTGTTATGTAATTCTCATTCAAATATCAATTCAAACACAAAGTCGTTCTATTTCTTGCTATTGTTCTTGTATTTGCTACTATTTTTGTACAAAGGGATTGGGGCTTAtcaaatttaaacctcaaatgCAATTTTCTAAAAAGTAAACTCAAATGACAAAATCACATGTGTACCTTCAGTTAATTGAACAGATGGTCTTCGTTCTTTCACCCACTGATAACTCTGTGCTAGCCTCCATCCTCTAGATTTCATTAAGTATGCCATCACAACAGCTGGCGACCTATCAAAACAAAGAAGCATCCCTTGTTTTAAAGATATTATCCAGAATGCTTGTTGTAAAATGCACTACATTATTCCATTCTACACATGtgggttatatatatatatatataaatatatatatatatatcgtgAACAAAAAGAAATCACAAGATTGAAAGAAATGTATAACTAAAGGTGATTCAACAGTAATTCCTTACCTATTTCTACCTGACATACAGTGCACTAGCACACGAGCCTTGTCCTTTTCACATTGCTCTGCAAAAACAAGCATGAAGTAAGAAAATGAAAGTGCAAATGATAACTCTAACAGAAGGCTAACATTCGACATCCATTAATTAAGTTTGACAATAATTGAGCATTACAAATTACAGACAACAATTTAGTAAAGTTCAATAGCATGATTCACTCCACATATTTATCAAGTGCAATATGCACATTTGGCTTCTCTTTTCTTGTTACAAGCTTCCAATATCAATTGCAATAGCCAATACACATAAAGTTAACACAACTTTTTAATAGGAAATGGAAGACACAAGAAGAAAAATTGTAAgtctaacaaaaaaataaatggatCTTGGCATTGCAAGTTCAAAACCACACAAAACCAGTGAGGAGTAACTGACAGTGACATCACTTTATGTAGTTGATCAACTTGAACATATCAAGGAAGTAAAAACAGCGAGACTTTGCAGCCAATAGCCCTTATGTTGTTTATATTGTTCGTGATTATTATCAGAACATATCCAAGAAAATTTTCTGTCCAATGCTTTAGAACAATTGTTGTAGCGTTGAGGCCaaacatttaaaatgtattCAGTGAAAATTATCTTGTTTAATCatgctgttattattattattattttaatgggaCCAGCAAGCCAGAATTTGAAAACTACATTTGTAGGACTATAACGAAACAACTTGTTAGTTAATTGAAAAATGCAAGTCAAAAAACAGACGGAGAATTGTATGCCAGCCTAACCTCATTCACACATTTGGACACATTTAATAACCATGAATTATACATAATCTACATTTTTCCCTTTAGGACTCATATAGTCACTGTGTATTATAAGTAATCCTTTGATAATGAATCCTGGGAATCATATGGTAGCCAAACAACTAAATCTCAGAAGACTGCTCCACAAAATCAGAATTACAGAGACAGAAGGACAGTATCCATTTAACCAATGTGCAGTCATTGAGAGAAAATACATACCTAAAAACTGGTTTGCATCATCAAATTGTAATGTTACTTCATCTTGGAGGCAGTGGTAGGTGAAGgaatttttgtagagattttgACAAGCAGGTACAGTCTGTACACAGGAGAAAACATGAAGCCAAAAAATGTTATTCGTTGTTTGATGACTATAACTGTCTCAACACTCCATATAACAAAAGACATGGAACCTTATTTTAAAATCCATATACAAACAACACAGGAAACAAATtcatacataataataaatatctaatcataaataatttcactgaacaaattaaatcaaaagaaaatcaaaatcaagAGTATGGATCAGATTCTTATTATAGGCGGATATTGCACAAAGCAGTGAGAAGAAAATTAGATATAAGCATAGAAATGAATTAAGCAGGAAGCTGCAACAAAAACCAACACAAGTCAGGGAAAATCATAACTAAATTAAAACCAAACAGTCCAAAGCAATTAGCTGACTGAATTTACAACATGTCAAACAATTTCAACACAATAGAATGTTTAAGCCAAGATCCTGAACAGTTTACTTAACAGCACCTTAGAATGTTTGCTACCAAACTTCAAATagtaaagaaaacaaaaaagtgaACAGGTACACAGATTACATAGCTATAAACGCAAGCT includes:
- the LOC115699615 gene encoding protein-tyrosine-phosphatase IBR5, giving the protein MRKRERENPCGVCGHYHKYEEGEVCGICGHRIPVSSEKTSIQVSAFPSEILPDFLYLGSYDNASRSELLKTQGISRVLNTVPACQNLYKNSFTYHCLQDEVTLQFDDANQFLEQCEKDKARVLVHCMSGRNRSPAVVMAYLMKSRGWRLAQSYQWVKERRPSVQLTEAVSQQLQEYEQKIFGSIDNNTPAQPIFQSVAAPLFNIGFPKINDPPPVPTFNTVSAPSIFERQPTSIPPNEFTFGAIPAQNDIAGGPANANPPSSTANDIQMDSS